From Juglans regia cultivar Chandler chromosome 8, Walnut 2.0, whole genome shotgun sequence, the proteins below share one genomic window:
- the LOC109018836 gene encoding putative receptor protein kinase ZmPK1 — translation MDISIFFLLLLLIQTPLLSSSSKTFDVLRGSSLSVENPSDKLVSLNGDFSAGFFPVGENAFCFAIWLTRSSAPTVVWMANRDDPVDGTGSLLSLSKDGKLRLTNSVGITVWATRTVASTPLESWKLQLQLQNTGNLVLNHSQSGVIWQSFDSPTDTLLPQQTLTRISTLVSKSSKVDYSSGYYKLFFDNDNVLRLLYQGPVVSSLYWPDPLLSDPGLAFRSMYNSSRAAVLNESGYMWSSDHLEILATDFGVKTHRRLTLDRDGNLRLYSLEATNEGWDWVVTWQALSDPCTIHGICGPNSVCSYDHASGRRCSCLQGFKIKDPTDWSFGCEADFNLPCNQNREELSSFVQLSHVDFFGNDIKFLPNVTLQHCENECLTTCACKGFQFRFSADVYRGYLCYPKYELLNGRHTPNFEGDFYLKVPKAGFVYNKTLDAAESRLNCTAELSRQVRGTYENKTVKLLLWFATAVGGLEVTCTFLVLFFLFMSSKNSDQVAEGYLLMSRFKRFKFSELKKATRGFVEVIGRGGVGVVYKGILPDKRVAAIKRLDEANQGEAEFQAEVNTIGRLNHMNLIDIWGYCAEGKHRLLVYEFMEHGTLAEKLASNELDWKKRFDIAVGTAKGLAYLHEECLEWVLHCDVKPHNILLDSNYQPKVADFGLSKLLNRSEHDHSSFSKMRGTRGYMAPEWVYNLPITSKVDVYSYGIVVLEMVTGKSPTGTQHSSGGGGAKEHTRLDTLVREKIMDADGEASRESWNIEEIVDPSMAGRYDSAKMELLLKVALKCVAEDKDDRPTMTQVVEMLRCKEIDLTTL, via the exons ATGGATATCtcaattttcttccttcttcttttgctCATCCAAACTCCTCTCCTATCTTCATCATCAAAAACATTTGACGTTCTCAGAGGCTCATCTTTATCTGTTGAGAACCCAAGCGACAAACTGGTTTCTCTCAATGGTGATTTCTCTGCGGGATTTTTCCCGGTCGGTGAAAACGCTTTCTGCTTTGCCATATGGTTGACAAGGTCCTCAGCTCCGACCGTTGTTTGGATGGCAAACCGTGATGATCCTGTTGATGGAACAGGTTCACTGCTTTCGCTTTCGAAAGATGGCAAGCTTCGCCTAACAAACTCTGTTGGTATAACTGTTTGGGCCACCAGAACAGTAGCCTCGACCCCTTTAGAATCCTGGAAATTGCAACTACAGCTCCAAAACACGGGAAATCTTGTTCTAAATCATTCTCAGAGTGGTGTCATCTGGCAGAGCTTTGATTCACCAACAGATACTCTTCTTCCACAACAAACACTAACCAGGATTTCAACCCTTGTATCAAAATCAAGCAAAGTAGACTATTCTTCTGGCTACTATAAGCTATTTTTTGACAACGATAATGTACTTCGACTGTTATACCAAGGTCCTGTTGTATCCAGTCTCTACTGGCCTGATCCATTGCTTAGTGATCCTGGACTAGCCTTCCGGTCTATGTACAACTCTAGTAGAGCTGCAGTACTGAACGAGTCGGGCTATATGTGGTCATCTGATCATTTGGAGATCCTAGCTACAGATTTTGGTGTGAAAACTCACAGAAGATTAACTCTTGATCGTGATGGTAACCTTCGATTATACAGCCTGGAAGCAACCAATGAAGGGTGGGATTGGGTTGTCACTTGGCAAGCGTTGTCGGATCCATGCACGATTCATGGCATATGTGGGCCCAATAGTGTTTGTAGTTATGATCATGCTTCCGGCAGGAGATGCTCTTGCTTGCAGGGATTCAAGATCAAAGATCCAACTGATTGGTCTTTTGGGTGTGAAGCAGACTTCAATCTCCCTTGCAATCAAAATCGTGAAGAGCTGTCTAGTTTTGTCCAACTTTCTCATGTTGATTTCTTTGGCAATGATATAAAGTTCCTGCCTAATGTGACCTTACAACACTGTGAAAACGAATGCCTGACGACGTGTGCTTGCAAAGGTTTCCAATTTAGATTTAGCGCAGATGTGTACCGTGGCTATTTATGTTACCCCAAGTATGAGTTACTCAATGGACGACATACACCAAATTTTGAGGGagacttttatttaaaagtacCCAAAGCTGGTTTTGTCTATAACAAGACGCTGGATGCCGCCGAATCAAGGTTAAATTGCACAGCCGAACTTAGCAGGCAAGTTAGAGGAACGTATGAAAATAAGACAGTGAAGCTTTTGCTTTGGTTTGCTACTGCAGTGGGAGGCCTAGAGGTAACCTGCACTTTCCTGGTGCTCTTTTTCTTGTTCATGAGCAGTAAGAATTCCGACCAAGTTGCAGAAGGATACCTCCTGATGTCTAGATTCAAGCGATTCAAGTTTTCTGAGCTGAAAAAGGCCACACGGGGATTCGTTGAAGTGATTGGACGAGGAGGGGTAGGGGTAGTATATAAAGGTATACTGCCAGATAAGCGAGTTGCAGCAATCAAAAGACTCGACGAAGCTAACCAAGGAGAAGCCGAATTCCAAGCAGAAGTAAATACCATTGGGAGGCTTAACCACATGAACTTGATAGACATCTGGGGATACTGCGCAGAGGGAAAGCATAGGCTTCTGGTGTACGAGTTCATGGAGCATGGAACCTTAGCAGAAAAGCTTGCTTCTAACGAACTTGATTGGAAAAAGAGGTTTGATATTGCAGTGGGCACAGCGAAAGGCCTAGCTTATTTGCATGAAGAGTGCCTAGAGTGGGTTTTACATTGTGATGTAAAGCCTCATAACATACTCTTGGACTCCAACTATCAACCAAAGGTAGCAGATTTTGGTCTGTCTAAACTACTGAATAGAAGTGAGCATGATCATTCAAGCTTCTCAAAGATGAGAGGAACTAGAGGTTATATGGCCCCTGAATGGGTTTATAATCTTCCTATCACCTCTAAAGTTGATGTCTATAGCTATGGGATTGTGGTGCTGGAAATGGTTACTGGAAAGAGCCCCACAGGTACGCAGCATAGCTCTGGTGGCGGAGGGGCGAAAGAGCATACTAGATTGGACACGCTGGTGAGGGAGAAGATCATGGATGCTGATGGTGAAGCTTCAAGGGAGTCGTGGAATATTGAGGAGATTGTAGATCCAAGCATGGCCGGCAGATATGACTCGGCTAAGATGGAACTTCTGCTCAAGGTGGCTTTGAAATGCGTTGCAGAAGACAAGGATGATAGGCCCACCATGACCCAGGTTGTGGAGATGCTTCGCTGCAAAGAG ATTGATTTGACAACTCTTTAA